In Rhododendron vialii isolate Sample 1 chromosome 9a, ASM3025357v1, the following are encoded in one genomic region:
- the LOC131300611 gene encoding flavonol sulfotransferase-like, giving the protein MKCSFNESLSLFNNTFTSIYIAPAIFFHFSSLSLSLSLSLSFSMNAFLHESSFNYERCYEPENTKKKFKEIIRTAPRNSDWTAFTDLFQYEGFWHSPRFLEGTILAQELFQARPCDIILCSAPKTGTTWLKALTFAIMNRAPCLDDSKNPLLFATPHECVPYLEVDIFQNKPNRYPDSPLLATHLPFDSLPNSVADSDCKLVYICRDPKDVFVSLWHFIGNVKAKEEGYLFPLEKAFELFCQGASLNGPYWDHVLGYWKASLEFPKKILFLKYEDLKRETEFYLERLAEFIGHPFSANERREGAVEKIMQLCSFQNLSKLEVNKTGEYAIFSSVVVENSKYFRKGEVGDWKNCLTGEMKDHIDGITEEKLRGSGLTFD; this is encoded by the coding sequence ATGAAGTGCAGTTTTAATGagtctttaagtttatttaaTAATACGTTTACTTCCATCTACATTGCACCTGCAATTTTCTTCCacttttcatctctctctctctctctctctctctctctgagttttAGCATGAATGCTTTTCTGCATGAATCCTCCTTCAATTACGAACGTTGTTATGAACCTGAGAATaccaaaaagaaattcaaagagATTATCAGGACAGCTCCCAGAAACAGTGATTGGACAGCTTTTACAGATCTTTTCCAGTATGAAGGTTTCTGGCACTCCCCTAGATTCTTAGAAGGAACCATATTAGCTCAAGAACTCTTCCAGGCTCGACCATGCGATATCATCTTATGCAGTGCCCCTAAAACTGGTACCACGTGGCTCAAGGCTCTAACTTTTGCTATTATGAACAGAGCCCCCTGCTTAGATGATTCGAAGAATCCTTTGCTCTTCGCCACCCCACATGAATGTGTTCCATACTTGGAAGTAGACATCTTCCAAAACAAACCCAATCGGTACCCGGATTCCCCCCTCCTGGCTACTCACCTCCCTTTCGATTCCCTACCAAATTCTGTAGCAGATTCTGATTGTAAACTTGTTTACATATGTCGCGACCCTAAGGACGTGTTTGTTTCTCTTTGGCACTTCATAGGAAATGTGAAAGCCAAGGAAGAGGGGTACTTATTCCCCTTGGAAAAAGCCTTTGAGTTGTTCTGCCAAGGGGCTTCACTCAATGGGCCTTATTGGGACCACGTTTTGGGGTACTGGAAAGCAAGTTTAGAGTTTCCCAAGAAGATATTATTCTTGAAATATGAGGATTTGAAGAGGGAAACTGAATTCTATTTAGAAAGATTAGCCGAGTTCATAGGACATCCGTTTTCTGCAAACGAGAGGCGAGAGGGTGCAGTAGAGAAGATTATGCAACTGTGCAGTTTTCAGAATTTGAGCAAGTTGGAGGTGAATAAAACCGGAGAGTACGCCATTTTCTCATCAGTTGTTGTAGAGAATAGCAAGTACTTTAGGAAGGGCGAGGTTGGAGATTGGAAGAACTGCCTTACCGGAGAGATGAAAGATCATATCGATGGGATCAcagaggagaagttgagaggTTCTGGCTTGACATTTGATTAG
- the LOC131300613 gene encoding uncharacterized protein LOC131300613, protein MQRSCATVARSLIGTRGFCTSNSDKIVASVLFERLPVVVPKIDPVVYAFQEFRFRWRRQYRRAYPDDFLKNGGKGDYQIDYVPAPRVTEADKTNDKRSLQRALDRRLYLLLYGKTVVAPDAKSVWHFPEKVYKSEETLRKCAESSLKSVIGDLSNTYFVGNAPMGHTVIQPTENAQDLLSCKLFFFKSQVNATNKFKIGKCDNYVWVTKDELLEYFPEQADLLNKMIIS, encoded by the exons ATGCAGAGATCGTGTGCGACGGTAGCCCGATCTCTCATAGGTACGCGAGGGTTTTGCACATCCAACAGTGATAAGATCGTGGCCTCTGTTCTCTTCGAGCGACTCCCTGTCGTTGTTCCCAAAATCGATCCCGTTGTTTATGCGTTTCAAGAA TTTAGGTTCCGTTGGAGACGGCAATATCGACGGGCATATCCAGATGACTTCTTGAAAAA CGGGGGCAAAGGTGATTACCAAATTGATTATGTACCAGCTCCTAGGGTCACTGAAGCTGACAAAACTAATGATAAAAG GTCATTACAGAGGGCACTTGACAGAAGGCTCTATCTTCTTCTCTATGGTAAGACAGTTGTGGCTCCGGATGCGAAGTCTGTGTGGCATTTTCCAGAAAAAGTTTACAAGTCGGAGGAGACATTGCGCAAG TGTGCGGAGTCTTCGTTAAAATCTGTTATAGGTGACCTTTCCAACACATATTTTGTCGGAAATGCCCCAATGGGCCACACGGTCATACAGCCTACAGAGAATGCACAAGATCTTTTATCTTGTAAG ctcttcttcttcaaatctCAAGTGAATGCAACCAACAAGTTTAAGATCGGAAAGTGTGACAATTATGTTTGGGTGACGAAGGATGAACTGCTGGAGTACTTTCCTGAGCAAGCTGACCTCCTTAACAAGATGATCATCAGCTGA